ACGACACTTCCTCGTCGATCTTTTCGCCAGGCAGATGTCCGCCGATGCCGGGCTTGGCGCCCTGCCCGATCTTGATCTCGATCATCGAAGCAGCGTTGAGGTAGTGCATATCGACCCCGAACCGTCCCGACGCCACCTGCACCACCGCGTGATCGGCGTACGGTTCGAGATCCCTGTGCAAGCCTCCCTCCCCCGTGTTGAAATACGTACCGAGCTCTTGTGCCGCCATCGCAAGCGACTTCTGGGCGTTAAGCGAGATGGACCCGAAACTCATCGCGGAAAACATCACGGGGATATCGAGTTTGAGCTGCGGCGGCACGGGCGACACGAGCGTATGGTCGCGCTCGTTCACTACCAGCTTATCAGGACGGCTGCCTAAGAACACCCGCGTTTCCATGGGTTCGCGCAAAGGATCGATCGAGGGATTCGTCACCTGGCTCGCATTCAGGAGCAGATGATCCCAGTAGAGGGGATAGTGCTGAGGATTGCCCATGGAAGAGAGCAGCACGGCACCGGTTTGCGCCTGCTTGGCAATGTCTTGCATGACGCCGAGCGTCCAGTTATTGGAGCCGTTTGCCACCTGCGGCCATCTCGTTATGGCAAGTGCATCCGTCGGACACATGACTGCGCAGCGCTGGCAGTTCACGCACTTCGCATGATGGGCGGTAACTCGGCCGAGCGCATCGTCAACCTTATGCACCTCATGTGAGCACGAGCGCTCGCATACGCCGCATGAGGTGCAGAGATCGGCTTCGCGCAGCACTTTGTAACGCGGAATCACGCAATCAAGCATAGTGTGCCACCCCCTTACTCGAAGCGGGAAGCACACCAGTCACATGATCGAGCGGCCGATCCCTCACGGGCGTGTTCTCGTGCGATTCCTGCGCTTTGCGCGCCGCCACCTCGTCCAGCTGCACGACGAAAGGCACGCCTCCGTCGATGGGAGCGACGTTTTCCACATCGGGGCACACGATCTCGATGGCGGCCTGCTCGCTTGCGAGATACACCATGCTGCCCTTCTCGCCCGCCATGAGCGCCCGCAGCTTCAAACGATCGTTCAACGCGAGCAGCCCCTCATCGGAACCGAGGATGACCGACATGGGTCCGTTCACAAGCGCACTCGAATACACGCACCGAAGCGCCGTCTGATACGCGGCGTATTCGGGCGGCATCGCGTCGATCTCGTCCCACAAAGGAGCGCACATGATGCGAGCCGCCGTTTCCTGCGAGAATCCGTGGCGACGGATGAGCAAATCGAACAGGTAGGTAATAACCTCGGTGTCCGTCATGAGCGTGCAGTCGTATCCGAACTGCTCGACGTAACGGCGGTTCGCGTCGTAGCTCGATATTTCGCCGTTGTGCACAATCGACCAGTTGAGCAGCGTGAACGGATGCGCCCCGCCCCACCAGCCGGGCGTATTGGTGGGAAAGCGCCCGTGAGCCGTCCACAGCCACGCCTTGTACTCGCGGATGCGGTAGAATTCCCCCACCTCCTCGGGATAGCCGACCCCCTTGAACGCTCCCATGTTCTTACCCGACGACGCCACGAACGCCCCACGAATCGATGCATTCACGTAAAACACGTGCTGCATCGTGTATTCCGCCTCATCGAGCCCGCTCATGGTGAGCTTGACCGGGTGCGGCGCCACGAAATAGCGCCAGATGTCGGGCGGATTCTGGATGCTACGCACCGACTCGGTGGGAATACGTTCCTGCTTCTCGGCGATGAAGTGCTGATCGAGATAGGCTTCTGTAGCGCTGCGCGCCTCTTTGCTCTCGTACATGATGTGGAACGCGTAGAGCTCCTTGTATTCGGGGTATATGCCGTATGCAGCGAATCCGCCTCCGAGACCGTTGCTGCGATCGTGCATCAAGGCGATGGCCTTCAGAATGTCGCTTCCGTCGTGCAGTCCGCCGCTTCGATCCATAATCCCCGCAATGGCACAGCCGGAAGGGATTCGTATGTCACCTTCACGTAGAGGCATATACCGAACACCTCGCCTTTCCTCGTTGTACGAAGATACGGGACCCCGCACCGCACCGCCGATTTCGGCAGAGCGTCGAAAGCGGTGGAAGCGATGCGATCGCGTCGGATGAGTTTGCAGATCCGTACGGCAGGCTTCCAGGTGCCGAGCACCCGCATCTGTGGTGCTTTGAGTGTATAGGCGGTTTGTTTCGGGGGAGTATGCGCCTTGTTTCAAGTGCGTTAAGGCTTAAGTGCCGCTGCACCCGACCACGCATGAATAATCCTCGAATTCGATGCCTTCAGGAAGACTTCTCACGCTTGGCGACGAGCGCATAGGCTCCGACTCCGATCACGACGAGCACGAGCGTCAAGCCGGCGACGATAGCCGTTGCGGCCCAATTGCCTTCGGCTGCATACGCAGAGGCGAGCGTCGATGAGATGATCGAGGGAATGCGTCCGATCGTGGTGATGGCCGCGATGCGGGATGCCCGGCAGGGAGTGAGTCCTGCAACGTAGGTCATAATGTCCTTTGGCGTGCCGGGTATGAGAAAGCACACGAACAGGATGAGCTCGAAGCGCTTCGACGAGCGCAACCACGACACCGATTCGATTTTCTCGCGCGAAAAGAACAGCTCGACAACCTTTATCCCCACCGTGCGCGTAAGCGCCACGACGATGACCGTTCCGATCAAGCTGCCGACGAGGCAAAGCGCTGTCCCTTCCCAAAAGCCGAACGCGTAGCCTGCTCCGAGTTCAAGCGGCTCACCTGGAAGGACGGCTACAACTACCTGCGCAACCACGAGGAGCGCCATGAGCACAGGAGCCAATAGTCCGCGCTCGCCCACCCAAGCCTGTAGACGCGGTCCGTCGGTGAACAGGGAAAGCGCATCCTTTCCGTACACTGCCATCCACGCAAGCGTGGCCGCGAGAACCGCCGCCATGCCCAACACGACTGCGACGCGCTTCGCTACGAGGGCGCCCCGCCCGCTTGCGCTGCACGAAGCGGCATCGCCCTTCCCCTGCTCGCGCTCCCCGCATCGACTCGTGCGCAGCCTATTGAGAGCGCTCGGTAAAGCGGGTGCCGCCTTCGGTTTTATTTCAACAACGTCTTTGCCCATGTTGGTCCTTTCAAAACGGCTTAAGAACCATCATCGGGCGCACTTCTCAAATAAGTATCAACGTTTGAAAACACCGGGAAAACGAACCGCCGCACACGCGCCGTGCGGAACCCGATTCGAAAGAGACACGCTTCCTTCGCACTTCGCAGCGAGAACAGCACAGATGCCGAGTCCCAATCCGAAATGCTCCGACGAATCGCTGCGGGACGTGTCGCGATAATAGGGCTCGAGCCCGCGGCTGAGTGCTTCGTCGGAAAAGCCCGGCCCGTCGTCTTCCACCGTCACGACGAGATCGGCTCCTGCGGCAGAGCAGCTCAGGACAACGGAGCCCTCCGCATACCGAACGGCATTCGCAAGTAGGTTCTCAACGATGCGGGAAACGACGGCCGCATCGAGGTGTACCGTGTCGGGCAGGGCGGACGCCATAGCTTCGAACCGTTTACCGTTCTCGCTTGCCAGCGCTCGTGCCGATTCGGCCAGCCGCTCGATTAGCTCGCTTGTAGCGGTGTCCTCGGAGACCACCGCTGCGTCTTCGAGCTTTGCCAAATCCCTCATATCCCCGACATAACGCTCAATGCGCACCACCTGGCGCTGACATGCGCGAGCCATGTCCTCGATCTGCTCGGGAGAGAGCGCACCTTTGCGTGCATAGGTGGAGAGCATCTCGACATGGCCCTTGAGTACCGTCAAGGGCGTTCGCAGATCGTGTGCGAAGGCGGCGTTCGTCTGCTTGCGCGATTCGATCATACGCCACATCGCGCGGTTGTTCGCCTCGAGTGCCGAACGCATGTCCTCGAAGCTGCCGACGAGATGCCCGAGCTCGTTTTCGCTATCCGCAACAAGCTTGAAGTCGAGGTCGCTCGAAGCGATGCGCTGCGCCGCATCGTCCATCGCGCTGATCGGCCGCTTCAAATTGCTGCGGTAGAACAGGCGGGCAGCCACCACGAACACGGCGACGAACACCACGGGAAACACTAAGAACGCCATGAGCTGCAGCGCATCGTAGGCCCCGTTCGTCGACTGGAAGGTCACATAGTATGAGACGGGCGACCAAGCGGGCACTTCGCCCTCGTCGTTGGGCGGCAGCATATCAAGCGCTTCTGCATCCGAGGAAGCGCCGTCCCCAAGCAACGAAAGCTGACGTGAGTTGTAGGCGGGAAGAGAGGATAGTTCGAGAGAACCTTCGGTTGCACCGTTTTCAAGCTGCTCGTCGCTTAAAATGCGCCCGTCGTACACCCGCATACCCCGCTCTGCTTCAGCGGCCTTATCAATCGGGATGGGATCGGGCTCATCGAGACCAGATGCTTCCACGTATACCGGATCGCCCCCCTCGGTGTACCAGGAAAGCGATTCCGCAGGCACCAGCGCGTCTTTCGCTTCCGAATAGAGGTACATGCCCGAACGCTCCGAGTACGTATACCATATCTCGGACGCTTGGCTTGCGAGCAAACTCGCCGCAAACGTCGATACGACAAGAGCAATGATTGTCGCGGCGACCGCATAGACAACGAACGCGGTTTTGAGCGAACACGAACGCATGAAGCGGCGAAAGCACCTGATCGGGTGCAGCAAACTCGGCTTGGACTCGGCAGTATCACATGCGGAAGACGCCTCGCGCTCGGGGCCGTCGACCGATACGCACGGGATGTCGGGGCACTCTATGCCTCCCATCGGTACCCCACC
Above is a genomic segment from Raoultibacter phocaeensis containing:
- a CDS encoding class II glutamine amidotransferase, with translation MDRSGGLHDGSDILKAIALMHDRSNGLGGGFAAYGIYPEYKELYAFHIMYESKEARSATEAYLDQHFIAEKQERIPTESVRSIQNPPDIWRYFVAPHPVKLTMSGLDEAEYTMQHVFYVNASIRGAFVASSGKNMGAFKGVGYPEEVGEFYRIREYKAWLWTAHGRFPTNTPGWWGGAHPFTLLNWSIVHNGEISSYDANRRYVEQFGYDCTLMTDTEVITYLFDLLIRRHGFSQETAARIMCAPLWDEIDAMPPEYAAYQTALRCVYSSALVNGPMSVILGSDEGLLALNDRLKLRALMAGEKGSMVYLASEQAAIEIVCPDVENVAPIDGGVPFVVQLDEVAARKAQESHENTPVRDRPLDHVTGVLPASSKGVAHYA
- a CDS encoding TVP38/TMEM64 family protein translates to MGKDVVEIKPKAAPALPSALNRLRTSRCGEREQGKGDAASCSASGRGALVAKRVAVVLGMAAVLAATLAWMAVYGKDALSLFTDGPRLQAWVGERGLLAPVLMALLVVAQVVVAVLPGEPLELGAGYAFGFWEGTALCLVGSLIGTVIVVALTRTVGIKVVELFFSREKIESVSWLRSSKRFELILFVCFLIPGTPKDIMTYVAGLTPCRASRIAAITTIGRIPSIISSTLASAYAAEGNWAATAIVAGLTLVLVVIGVGAYALVAKREKSS
- a CDS encoding sensor histidine kinase, whose product is MGGIECPDIPCVSVDGPEREASSACDTAESKPSLLHPIRCFRRFMRSCSLKTAFVVYAVAATIIALVVSTFAASLLASQASEIWYTYSERSGMYLYSEAKDALVPAESLSWYTEGGDPVYVEASGLDEPDPIPIDKAAEAERGMRVYDGRILSDEQLENGATEGSLELSSLPAYNSRQLSLLGDGASSDAEALDMLPPNDEGEVPAWSPVSYYVTFQSTNGAYDALQLMAFLVFPVVFVAVFVVAARLFYRSNLKRPISAMDDAAQRIASSDLDFKLVADSENELGHLVGSFEDMRSALEANNRAMWRMIESRKQTNAAFAHDLRTPLTVLKGHVEMLSTYARKGALSPEQIEDMARACQRQVVRIERYVGDMRDLAKLEDAAVVSEDTATSELIERLAESARALASENGKRFEAMASALPDTVHLDAAVVSRIVENLLANAVRYAEGSVVLSCSAAGADLVVTVEDDGPGFSDEALSRGLEPYYRDTSRSDSSEHFGLGLGICAVLAAKCEGSVSLSNRVPHGACAAVRFPGVFKR
- a CDS encoding glutamate synthase-related protein, coding for MLDCVIPRYKVLREADLCTSCGVCERSCSHEVHKVDDALGRVTAHHAKCVNCQRCAVMCPTDALAITRWPQVANGSNNWTLGVMQDIAKQAQTGAVLLSSMGNPQHYPLYWDHLLLNASQVTNPSIDPLREPMETRVFLGSRPDKLVVNERDHTLVSPVPPQLKLDIPVMFSAMSFGSISLNAQKSLAMAAQELGTYFNTGEGGLHRDLEPYADHAVVQVASGRFGVDMHYLNAASMIEIKIGQGAKPGIGGHLPGEKIDEEVSCTRMIPQGTDAISPAPHHDIYSIEDLRQLVFSLKEATRYAKPVAVKIAAVHNVAAIASGIARAGADVIVLDGFRGGTGAAPTRIRDNVGIPIELALAAVDQRLRDESIRSQVSLVAAGSIRSSADVVRAVALGADAVYSATAALIALGCHQCQDCASGKCSWGIATQRPDLVRRLDPETGAERVVNLMRAWNREIEEMMGGMGINAIDSLRGNRLMLRAVGLNDNELDILGVKYAGR